The window TTATGGACAGAGCTGTCTTGGAAGGCGATCCTCACAGCGTCATAGAAGCTATGGCTATCGGCGGATATGCAATAGGCGCATCTCAAGGATATATTTATGTAAGAGCAGAATATCCTTTGGCGGTAGAAAGATTGAATCATGCAATTGATCAAGCATACAAAGCTGGCTTATTAGGCAAAAACATTTTTGGTTCAGGCTTTAATTTTGACCTTGAATTAAGACTTGGAGCAGGAGCGTTTGTCTGCGGAGAAGAAACTGCATTGATGGCTTCAATAGAAGGCGAACGTGGTATGCCTAGAAACAAACCGCCTTTCCCTGCAGATAAAGGTCTTTGGGGAAAGCCTTCAGTTATTAATAACGTAGAAACATTTGCCAACATTCCCGTTATTATCTTAAAAGGCGACAAATGGTTTGCTTCTATGGGTACTCAAAAGTCCAAAGGTACCAAGGTATTTGCTTTGGGCGGCAAAATCAATAATACAGGCTTATTAGAAGTTCCTATGGGAACTACTTTAAGAGAAGTTATATACGGTATAGGCGGCGGAATACCTAATGATAAGAAGTTCAAAGCGGTTCAAACAGGAGGCCCTTCTGGAGGATGTTTGACCGAAGAACATCTGGATACTCCTATTGACTATGACAATCTTCTCAATCTTAACTCTATGATGGGTAGCGGCGGAATGATTGTTATGGATGAAGATAACTGCATGGTGGATGTAGCTGAGTTTTATCTTAAGTTTACCGTTGAAGAATCATGCGGAAAATGTACTCCCTGCCGTGAAGGTACCAGAAGAATGCTTGAGATTTTGGATAAGATAAAGAGCGGCAATGGCACAATGGAAGATTTGACAGAGCTTGAAGAACTGGCTTTGTTTATAAAAGATTCAGCATTGTGCGCATTGGGACAGTCTGCGCCCAACCCTGTGCTTTCTACTTTGGCTAATTTCCGTGATGAATATATTGCACACGTTGTTGACAAAAAATGCCCTACAAAAGCATGCAAGGCTCTTATCAAATACTTTGTAACTGACAAATGTATTGGCTGCGGCAAATGTAAACGTAATTGTCCTGTTGCTGCAATTAGCGGCGATGTCAAGAAGGTACACAAAATTGATTCGTCTCGTTGCACAAAGTGTAACTTGTGTAAGCAGTCGTGTCCTGTTAACGCTATAATCTTAGTTTAGGAGAGAAGATGATGAATAATATTACATTGACTATAGATGGAAAAACTGTTACAGTACCTGAGAATTATTCTATTTTGGAAGCGGCTAAAACTGTCGGAATTAACATACCTAGACTTTGTTATTTGAAAGAAATTAACGAAACAGCAGCATGCCGTGTTTGTGTTGTAGAAATAG of the Clostridia bacterium genome contains:
- the nuoF gene encoding NADH-quinone oxidoreductase subunit NuoF codes for the protein MATCGLTAGAKAIYDTLLQEITQKKLDNVDLTPVGCVGECALEPLVEVIDHNGQKTTYCKVTVEGAKQIVESHLCMGVPVKDLTIDNFKKIDGAPLQVRIALRNCGVINPEDINEYICYDGYKALGKVLTEMTPEEVVNVIKESGLRGRGGGGFPTGLKWSLCAKNKSDQKYIICNADEGDPGAFMDRAVLEGDPHSVIEAMAIGGYAIGASQGYIYVRAEYPLAVERLNHAIDQAYKAGLLGKNIFGSGFNFDLELRLGAGAFVCGEETALMASIEGERGMPRNKPPFPADKGLWGKPSVINNVETFANIPVIILKGDKWFASMGTQKSKGTKVFALGGKINNTGLLEVPMGTTLREVIYGIGGGIPNDKKFKAVQTGGPSGGCLTEEHLDTPIDYDNLLNLNSMMGSGGMIVMDEDNCMVDVAEFYLKFTVEESCGKCTPCREGTRRMLEILDKIKSGNGTMEDLTELEELALFIKDSALCALGQSAPNPVLSTLANFRDEYIAHVVDKKCPTKACKALIKYFVTDKCIGCGKCKRNCPVAAISGDVKKVHKIDSSRCTKCNLCKQSCPVNAIILV